Within the Maridesulfovibrio zosterae DSM 11974 genome, the region GTCTTGCAGATTTAAGTTTGGTTGCTAAAAGTATAGAAATAACTGCTGCGAGTAATACCCCTGCATATTTATGCTGTTACGTAATGAGGCTTCAAAAAGAATTGAAGGTTTTTTTTCAGTAGCATATTGGTTTTTAGAAGAAAATTAAGAAAGCCCGGAAGATATTCTTTCGGGCTTTCTTAATTCCAATTCAGTAAGATCATGTGTTTAAAAAACGAATTGTCCGGTCTTCTGACCAAAGCTGTTTTTCTACTGGCAGGTCTGCAAAACCTACATGTCCACCATAGTTGGGGATAACCAAAGAAAGGGCAGAGCTGGATTGGGCTTCTTTAACAGGAAAACATGATTCAGTTAGAAAAGGATCATCTTTAGCGTTGATAATTAAAGAAGGGACTTTAATTTTATCCAAGTACTGCTTGCATGAAGAATGTTTATAATATTCTTCAGCGTCTTTGTATCCATTAACTGGTGCAGTGTACGCGTTGTCGAAGTCGATAATATTACGGATGGAGGATAGTTTCGCGAGAGGGTATTGGTCAGGAAATTGTTTATTCTTAAGCTTTATTTTATTTTTGAGTGATCGCAAAAAGTAGTGATTGTATATAAAATTGGATCCGTGACATAGTCTTTTGGCTGATGCAGAAAGATCACATGGGACAGATATACCTATTGCCCGTTTTACTTTTGCCGGTACTTTTTCAGGATTTTCGCCTAAATATTTAAGGACCTGATTACCGCCCATACTAAACCCGATAAGGGCTGCATCTTCATATATCCCGTGGTCAAGACCATATTGCAGGACTGTATGCAGATCACGTGTATCACCACTATGATACATTTCAGGCGTTCTATTCATTTCGTGACTGCATCCTCTGAAATTGTATGTGATGCAATCCCATCCGGCAAGAACCAGTGCGCGTGCCATGCCTAGCATATACGGTCGTCTGGCGTTTCCTTCAAGACCATGAGCAATTATTGCAAGACGTGAGCTGCTGGCTAAATGCCAATCTATATCCAGAAAGTCTCCATCAGGTGTATCAATTCTTCTTTTTACAACCGGAGGAAGGCTTACTTTGCGGAATATACGAGGAAAAATTGTTTGAATATGACCGGATTGAAGAGGCAGTTTAGGTTTATAGGGAGGGGGTTGCAATAAGGGCATTTGGTAAAAATATCCGTCCTTTGGTTACTTTGTGAAACCGGTAAAAAGTTTAGATGATCAAATTTTGTTGCAGAATATACCGATGCTTGAACTCTGTCAAAATAGTTATGAGATAAAAGTAATTTTTTTGCTGATAATTTTTAATTATAGAAGCAGTAGTTTAAGTCCTATTAAAATAAGAACAAAACCGCCGATTCTTTCAGCAATATGACTGTATTTTGAGGCGCTGGCGAATTTTTTTCCAAGCCATAGTCCAAAAGAAGTTAAGATTGCAGCAGTTAAACCGATATAAATACATGGTTCTGCTATAGGGTAGTTCATGACGGCGAAAGATAGTCCTACAGCCAGAGCATCAAGACTGGTAGCTACAGAAAGAAATATTAGGGATATTCCTTTAGTCGGATCTTTATAATTTTTACATGAATCATCAATATGAAAAGATTCCTGGATCATTTTCCCACCTACAAGTGCAAGCAGAAAAAAAGATATCCATGGAGCGTATGTAACAACGATGGATTTTATAGTTAGTCCGGCAGTCCAGCC harbors:
- a CDS encoding manganese efflux pump MntP family protein — its product is MSKYEIIILSIALAMDAFTIAVACGLCMPHVSKRQNFRLSFHFGLFQAIMPVLGWTAGLTIKSIVVTYAPWISFFLLALVGGKMIQESFHIDDSCKNYKDPTKGISLIFLSVATSLDALAVGLSFAVMNYPIAEPCIYIGLTAAILTSFGLWLGKKFASASKYSHIAERIGGFVLILIGLKLLLL
- a CDS encoding YheT family hydrolase, yielding MPLLQPPPYKPKLPLQSGHIQTIFPRIFRKVSLPPVVKRRIDTPDGDFLDIDWHLASSSRLAIIAHGLEGNARRPYMLGMARALVLAGWDCITYNFRGCSHEMNRTPEMYHSGDTRDLHTVLQYGLDHGIYEDAALIGFSMGGNQVLKYLGENPEKVPAKVKRAIGISVPCDLSASAKRLCHGSNFIYNHYFLRSLKNKIKLKNKQFPDQYPLAKLSSIRNIIDFDNAYTAPVNGYKDAEEYYKHSSCKQYLDKIKVPSLIINAKDDPFLTESCFPVKEAQSSSALSLVIPNYGGHVGFADLPVEKQLWSEDRTIRFLNT